One Thiocapsa bogorovii DNA segment encodes these proteins:
- a CDS encoding CTP synthase — protein MTKFIFITGGVVSSLGKGIASASLGALLEARGLRVTMIKLDPYINVDPGTMSPFQHGEVYVTDDGAETDLDLGHYERFLRTPMGRNNNFTTGQIYESVIRKERRGDYLGRTVQVIPHITDEIKQAIRLGAEGADVAMVEIGGTVGDIESLPFLEAIRQMRVEEGRENALFMHLTLVPYIRTAGEIKTKPTQHSVKELRSIGIQPDILLCRAEKHLPDEERRKIALFTNVTEDAVISAVDADNIYRIPRLLHDQKLDDLVVRQFGIEAPEADLREWDRVLEGFDHPEQVVRVGMVGKYMHLTEAYKSLSEALAHAGVHTRTKVEIVYLDSEVIEQEGTEGLDGLDAILVPGGFGERGIEGKIQAARYAREHRIPYLGICLGMQIAVIEYARHVAALEGAHSTEFDRQTPHPVIALITEWRDERGRIETRDEGVDLGGSMRLGGQNCRLEPGSLARNVYGKPQIRERHRHRYEFNICYLNVMKDAGMRFSGWSLDNRLVEIIEIPDHPWFIACQFHPEFTSTPRDGHPLFCGFVRAALTRRQLVQGAPA, from the coding sequence ATGACCAAGTTCATCTTCATCACCGGCGGTGTCGTCTCGTCGCTCGGTAAAGGCATCGCGTCGGCGTCTCTCGGGGCGCTCTTGGAGGCTCGCGGCCTGCGGGTGACCATGATCAAGCTCGATCCCTACATCAACGTGGATCCGGGCACCATGAGTCCGTTCCAGCACGGCGAGGTCTATGTGACCGACGACGGCGCCGAGACCGATCTCGATCTGGGCCACTACGAGCGCTTCCTGCGCACCCCGATGGGTCGCAACAACAACTTCACGACCGGCCAGATCTACGAGAGCGTCATCCGCAAGGAGCGGCGCGGCGACTATCTCGGGCGCACCGTCCAGGTCATCCCGCATATCACCGACGAGATCAAGCAGGCGATCCGTCTCGGTGCCGAGGGTGCGGACGTGGCCATGGTCGAGATCGGTGGCACCGTGGGCGACATCGAGTCCTTGCCCTTTCTGGAGGCGATCCGCCAGATGCGTGTGGAGGAGGGGCGTGAGAACGCACTCTTCATGCATCTCACGCTCGTGCCATACATCCGCACCGCCGGCGAAATCAAGACCAAGCCCACGCAGCACTCGGTCAAGGAGTTGCGCTCCATCGGTATCCAGCCGGACATTCTGCTGTGCCGCGCCGAGAAGCACCTTCCGGACGAGGAGCGCCGCAAGATTGCGCTCTTCACCAACGTGACCGAAGACGCGGTCATCTCTGCGGTCGACGCCGACAACATCTATCGTATCCCGCGGCTCCTGCACGACCAGAAGCTCGACGATCTGGTGGTGCGCCAATTCGGGATCGAGGCCCCCGAGGCGGATCTACGTGAATGGGATCGTGTCCTGGAAGGTTTCGATCACCCCGAGCAGGTCGTGCGCGTCGGCATGGTCGGCAAGTACATGCACCTCACCGAGGCCTACAAATCGCTCTCCGAGGCGCTGGCCCATGCCGGTGTGCACACCAGGACCAAGGTCGAGATCGTTTATCTGGATTCGGAGGTCATCGAGCAGGAGGGGACCGAGGGTCTCGACGGGCTCGATGCCATCCTGGTCCCGGGCGGATTCGGCGAGCGCGGCATCGAGGGCAAGATCCAGGCAGCCCGCTACGCGCGCGAGCACCGCATCCCCTATCTCGGGATTTGTCTCGGGATGCAGATTGCCGTCATCGAGTACGCACGCCATGTTGCCGCACTCGAGGGTGCCCACAGCACCGAGTTCGATCGCCAGACCCCGCATCCCGTGATCGCGCTCATCACCGAGTGGCGCGACGAGCGCGGCCGGATCGAGACCCGAGACGAGGGTGTTGATTTGGGCGGATCGATGCGGTTGGGTGGTCAGAATTGCCGTCTGGAGCCCGGTAGTCTTGCACGCAACGTCTACGGCAAGCCGCAGATCCGCGAGCGCCACCGTCATCGCTACGAGTTCAACATCTGCTATCTGAACGTGATGAAGGACGCGGGGATGCGCTTCTCCGGCTGGTCGCTCGATAACCGGCTCGTGGAGATCATCGAGATCCCGGATCACCCCTGGTTCATCGCCTGCCAGTTCCATCCGGAATTCACATCGACCCCGCGCGACGGGCATCCGCTCTTTTGCGGCTTCGTTCGCGCCGCGCTGACGCGGCGTCAACTGGTGCAAGGTGCCCCCGCATGA
- the kdsA gene encoding 3-deoxy-8-phosphooctulonate synthase, translated as MMLFPGFEVGLDRPLFLIAGPCVIESAGLAEDTAGALKELTDDLGIPFIYKSSFDKANRSSSGSFRGLGLEQGLAILEGVRERIRVPILTDVHEDTPLGEVADVVDVLQTPAFLCRQTNFIQAVASQGKPVNIKKGQFLAPWDMRHVVEKARATGNTQIMVCERGVSFGYNNLVSDMRALSVMRETGCPVVFDATHSVQLPGGQGDRSGGQREFVPVLARAAVAVGIAGLFMETHPNPDQALSDGPNAWPLHKMRGLLETLVQIDRLVKSAGFAEQAS; from the coding sequence ATGATGCTTTTTCCCGGTTTCGAGGTCGGCCTGGATCGACCGCTCTTCCTGATCGCCGGTCCCTGCGTGATCGAGAGCGCCGGACTGGCCGAGGACACGGCCGGCGCCCTCAAGGAGCTGACCGACGACCTGGGGATCCCTTTCATCTACAAGTCGTCCTTCGACAAGGCCAACCGCTCTTCCTCGGGCAGCTTCCGCGGTCTCGGGCTCGAGCAGGGGCTGGCGATCCTGGAGGGCGTACGCGAGCGCATCCGCGTCCCGATCCTGACCGACGTGCATGAAGACACGCCGCTGGGCGAGGTCGCGGATGTGGTGGATGTCCTTCAGACCCCGGCCTTTCTGTGTCGCCAGACCAATTTCATCCAAGCGGTCGCGAGCCAGGGCAAGCCCGTCAACATCAAGAAGGGTCAGTTCCTGGCCCCTTGGGACATGCGCCACGTGGTCGAGAAGGCGCGCGCGACGGGAAACACGCAGATCATGGTCTGCGAGCGCGGCGTCTCCTTCGGCTACAACAACCTGGTTTCGGACATGCGCGCGCTCTCGGTGATGCGCGAGACGGGCTGCCCGGTCGTCTTCGATGCCACCCATTCGGTGCAACTGCCGGGCGGGCAGGGAGATCGGTCCGGCGGTCAACGCGAGTTCGTCCCGGTCTTGGCGCGTGCCGCTGTAGCCGTCGGCATCGCGGGTCTCTTCATGGAGACCCACCCGAACCCCGATCAGGCGTTGAGCGACGGTCCCAATGCCTGGCCTTTGCACAAGATGCGTGGCCTGCTCGAAACCCTGGTTCAGATCGACCGACTGGTGAAGTCGGCAGGTTTCGCAGAGCAGGCGTCTTGA
- the eno gene encoding phosphopyruvate hydratase translates to MSDIVDVRAREVLDSRGNPTVEADVITADGAIGRFIVPSGASTGSREALELRDGDRSRFGGKGVLTAVANIQGELRDAVVGMEVGDQEALDRAMIALDGTDNKARLGANALLGVSIAAAHAAAQEKALPLFMSLATGPYRLPVPMMNIINGGEHADNSVDFQEFMILPVGAPSIREAVRYGAEVFHALKSVLHGRGLATGVGDEGGFAPDLPSNEAAIEAILEAIHKAGFKAGSDIYLGMDVAASEFYADGKYHLKGEGRTLDSDGMTDLLLEWVEKYPIITIEDGLAEGDWDGWKRQTERLGGKVQIVGDDLFVTNTKILQEGIDKGIANSILIKVNQIGTLTETLEAIAMAHAAGYTAVVSHRSGETEDTTIADLVVATGTGQIKTGSLSRSDRVAKYNQLMRIEDQLGDEATYAGRSAFKWL, encoded by the coding sequence ATGTCCGATATCGTCGATGTCCGCGCCCGCGAGGTTCTGGACTCCCGCGGAAATCCCACAGTCGAGGCCGATGTCATCACCGCCGACGGTGCGATCGGCCGCTTCATCGTGCCGTCCGGCGCTTCGACCGGTTCGCGCGAGGCCCTCGAGCTGCGCGACGGCGACCGCTCGCGGTTCGGCGGCAAGGGCGTCCTGACGGCTGTCGCCAACATCCAAGGCGAGCTGCGCGACGCGGTCGTCGGCATGGAGGTCGGCGACCAGGAGGCGCTCGATCGCGCCATGATCGCGCTCGACGGGACCGACAACAAGGCGCGTCTCGGCGCCAACGCACTGCTCGGCGTCTCGATCGCCGCCGCGCATGCCGCCGCACAGGAGAAGGCGTTGCCGCTCTTCATGTCGCTCGCGACGGGGCCCTATCGTCTACCCGTGCCCATGATGAACATCATCAACGGCGGGGAGCACGCGGACAACAGCGTGGACTTTCAGGAGTTCATGATCCTGCCGGTGGGCGCACCCAGCATCCGCGAGGCGGTGCGCTACGGTGCCGAGGTCTTTCATGCGCTCAAGTCCGTTCTGCACGGGCGCGGATTGGCCACCGGTGTCGGCGACGAAGGCGGTTTCGCCCCCGATTTGCCCTCGAACGAGGCGGCGATCGAGGCGATCCTGGAGGCGATCCACAAGGCGGGCTTCAAGGCCGGCTCGGACATCTATCTCGGTATGGACGTGGCGGCGTCCGAGTTCTACGCCGACGGCAAGTATCATCTCAAGGGCGAAGGCCGCACGCTCGACTCCGACGGCATGACCGATCTCCTGCTCGAGTGGGTCGAAAAATACCCCATCATCACCATCGAGGACGGCTTGGCCGAGGGCGACTGGGACGGCTGGAAGCGCCAGACCGAGCGTCTCGGAGGCAAGGTCCAGATCGTCGGCGACGACCTCTTCGTCACCAACACCAAGATCCTGCAGGAAGGGATCGACAAGGGCATCGCCAACTCCATCCTCATCAAGGTCAATCAGATCGGCACCCTGACCGAGACCCTGGAGGCGATCGCCATGGCGCATGCGGCCGGCTACACGGCGGTCGTCTCGCACCGCTCGGGCGAGACCGAGGACACCACCATCGCCGATCTGGTCGTCGCGACGGGCACCGGCCAGATCAAGACCGGATCGCTTTCGCGCTCCGACCGGGTCGCCAAGTACAATCAGCTGATGCGGATCGAAGACCAGTTGGGCGACGAGGCCACCTATGCGGGTCGCTCTGCCTTCAAGTGGCTTTGA
- the ftsB gene encoding cell division protein FtsB gives MRILILVLILLLAGLQFRLWVGEGSLAEVHGLKNEIAAQEEELVRLRARNQELQAEVMDLREGVEALEERARRDLGMIKPGEIFIQMIERKAPEKTPPEAKR, from the coding sequence ATGCGCATCCTGATCCTCGTCTTGATCCTCTTGCTGGCTGGCCTGCAGTTTCGGCTGTGGGTCGGCGAGGGGAGCTTGGCCGAGGTGCATGGGCTCAAAAACGAGATCGCGGCTCAAGAAGAGGAGCTGGTGCGCCTGCGTGCACGCAATCAGGAGCTCCAAGCCGAGGTGATGGACCTGCGCGAAGGGGTCGAGGCCTTGGAGGAGCGCGCGCGTCGCGATCTGGGGATGATCAAGCCTGGCGAGATCTTCATCCAGATGATCGAGCGCAAAGCACCGGAGAAGACGCCTCCGGAGGCGAAACGATGA
- the ispD gene encoding 2-C-methyl-D-erythritol 4-phosphate cytidylyltransferase, whose translation MSPSRALWAVLPAAGVGRRMGSATPKQYLDLAGRAVIDHALDLFVADVRIRGVVVALDPTDRYWGATAYAEHPKVTRANGGAERCHSVLNALDALGARAHAEDWVLVHDAARPCLRPADLERLIEALIEDEVGGLLGIPVRDTMKRAEPDDRIGATVDRASLWHAFTPQMFRLGRLRAALTDALAANHLVTDDASAMERMGHAPRLIEGHADNIKITRAEDLPLARFYLQQQGRLG comes from the coding sequence ATGAGTCCTTCACGTGCCTTATGGGCGGTGCTTCCCGCCGCAGGGGTGGGACGTCGCATGGGCAGCGCGACGCCGAAGCAGTATCTCGATCTCGCCGGCCGCGCCGTGATCGATCATGCGTTGGATCTCTTCGTGGCCGACGTGCGGATCCGGGGCGTCGTGGTTGCCCTGGATCCGACCGATCGCTACTGGGGGGCAACGGCCTATGCCGAGCATCCCAAGGTGACCCGCGCCAACGGCGGTGCCGAGCGTTGCCATTCGGTCCTGAATGCGCTCGATGCACTGGGTGCACGCGCCCATGCCGAGGATTGGGTATTGGTGCATGATGCCGCGCGCCCCTGTTTGCGCCCGGCCGATCTCGAGCGGCTGATCGAGGCCCTCATCGAGGACGAGGTTGGCGGCCTGCTCGGCATCCCGGTGCGCGATACCATGAAACGGGCCGAGCCGGACGATCGCATCGGCGCGACGGTCGATCGCGCGTCGCTCTGGCACGCCTTTACACCGCAGATGTTTCGTCTCGGCCGGTTGCGTGCCGCATTGACCGATGCGTTGGCCGCCAACCATCTCGTGACCGACGACGCATCCGCCATGGAGCGCATGGGTCACGCCCCGCGCCTGATCGAAGGTCATGCCGACAACATCAAGATCACGCGCGCCGAGGACCTCCCGCTCGCCCGCTTCTACCTGCAACAGCAGGGGCGGCTGGGCTAA
- the ispF gene encoding 2-C-methyl-D-erythritol 2,4-cyclodiphosphate synthase: MLIGQGFDAHRFGPGRPLVLGGLEIPHDQGLLAHSDGDVAIHALCDALLGAAGLGDIGRHFPDTDAAFAGIDSRILLRRVIASLAERGLSVHNADLTIIAQRPKLATHIPEMCARLAADMGCDPARVNVKATTTEQMGFTGRGEGIAASAVVLLADT; the protein is encoded by the coding sequence ATGCTCATCGGTCAGGGTTTCGACGCCCATCGTTTCGGCCCCGGACGCCCACTGGTGCTCGGTGGCCTGGAGATCCCGCACGACCAAGGGTTGCTCGCGCACTCCGACGGCGATGTGGCCATCCACGCACTCTGCGACGCCCTGCTCGGTGCAGCCGGGCTCGGCGATATCGGTCGGCATTTTCCCGACACGGACGCCGCCTTCGCCGGGATCGACAGCCGCATCCTGCTGCGGCGCGTGATCGCGAGCCTCGCCGAGCGCGGACTCTCCGTGCACAACGCCGATCTGACCATCATCGCCCAGCGTCCCAAGCTGGCGACCCATATTCCCGAGATGTGTGCCCGTCTCGCCGCCGACATGGGCTGCGACCCCGCGCGTGTGAACGTGAAGGCGACCACGACCGAGCAGATGGGGTTTACGGGCAGGGGCGAGGGCATCGCGGCGAGCGCCGTCGTCCTTTTGGCGGACACCTGA
- the truD gene encoding tRNA pseudouridine(13) synthase TruD, producing MSLPIWSPVDALPGAYGAPLACGRLRARPEDFLVEEQLGFAPDGEGDHLLLRVRKTGANTEWTARRLARIAGVPVSAVGYAGLKDRHAVALQWFSIPRPRDGTPDWSILAEEGIEVLESHPHRRKLKRGALAGNRFQILVRDLDPETIPGLDERLAAIRVRGIPNFFGEQRFGHDHSNLVRAHALFAGSPGRVPRHQSGLWLSAARSQIFNEVLAERVRRGDWDRPIEGDCLQLAGSNSYFLAETIDAATIARGEAMDVHPTGPLWGKGELPSRGSVRQLEDAVGIRFPTWCEGLAAFGLAQERRSLRLPVADLGAQRVDGGLRLTFSLPAGAYATTVLREIVDANETAAIRATPQTP from the coding sequence GTGTCGCTGCCGATCTGGAGTCCGGTCGACGCCCTCCCCGGTGCTTACGGCGCTCCACTGGCTTGCGGGCGACTGCGCGCTCGACCCGAGGACTTCCTGGTCGAGGAGCAGCTCGGGTTCGCCCCGGACGGCGAAGGCGACCATCTCCTCCTGCGGGTGCGCAAGACCGGCGCCAATACCGAGTGGACGGCGCGTCGTTTGGCGCGCATCGCCGGTGTGCCGGTCTCCGCGGTGGGCTATGCGGGCCTGAAGGACCGTCATGCCGTGGCGCTCCAGTGGTTCTCGATCCCGCGTCCGCGCGACGGCACACCCGATTGGTCGATCCTCGCAGAGGAGGGCATCGAGGTCCTGGAATCGCACCCGCATCGACGTAAGCTCAAGCGCGGTGCACTGGCCGGAAACCGTTTCCAAATCCTGGTGCGCGATCTCGACCCCGAGACCATACCCGGGCTCGACGAGCGGCTCGCGGCGATCCGCGTGCGCGGAATCCCGAACTTCTTCGGCGAGCAACGCTTCGGGCATGACCATTCCAACCTGGTACGTGCCCATGCCCTCTTCGCCGGCTCGCCCGGCCGTGTTCCACGCCATCAGTCCGGACTCTGGCTCTCCGCGGCACGCTCGCAGATCTTCAACGAGGTCTTGGCCGAACGTGTGCGTCGTGGCGACTGGGACAGGCCGATCGAAGGGGACTGCCTTCAGCTCGCCGGGTCCAACTCCTATTTCCTTGCCGAGACGATCGACGCCGCGACGATCGCGCGCGGCGAGGCAATGGACGTGCACCCGACGGGTCCGCTTTGGGGCAAGGGGGAGCTGCCCTCGCGCGGATCGGTCCGGCAGCTCGAGGACGCAGTCGGCATACGCTTCCCGACCTGGTGCGAAGGGCTGGCCGCCTTCGGTCTGGCGCAGGAGCGCAGGTCTCTACGTCTGCCGGTGGCTGATCTAGGCGCGCAGCGGGTCGACGGCGGATTACGGCTGACCTTCTCCCTGCCGGCCGGCGCCTATGCGACGACGGTTCTGCGTGAGATCGTCGATGCGAACGAGACCGCGGCGATCCGCGCGACACCCCAAACCCCTTGA